One stretch of Roseibium sp. HPY-6 DNA includes these proteins:
- a CDS encoding DUF1629 domain-containing protein, giving the protein MPYFMTTSFKSIPAIDEDKHWDEKWGSVVRNFMEPIDRGVKIDPDLFPSSGFLEQKTSVIPNLFSIQFWYCTDVIKHAIERLEPGRHYFHPYVLRDAPEGKEFAQIYIINIVDPIDAVDVERSENLDIRKNLSGKKVTTVNSIYLSSDKREIALHEDRIQGRHLWIGPGAYGPGNAFVSDELHDVIVTHDVSPSPLQFYRTKHTLH; this is encoded by the coding sequence TTGCCATACTTCATGACAACGAGTTTCAAGAGTATTCCTGCTATAGATGAAGACAAACATTGGGATGAAAAATGGGGGAGTGTCGTTCGAAACTTTATGGAGCCGATTGATCGCGGTGTGAAAATAGACCCGGATTTATTTCCCTCTAGTGGATTTCTAGAGCAAAAAACATCAGTAATTCCAAATCTGTTTAGCATTCAGTTTTGGTACTGCACCGATGTCATCAAACATGCTATCGAACGATTAGAACCTGGCCGACATTACTTTCATCCATACGTTTTACGAGATGCGCCAGAAGGAAAGGAATTCGCCCAAATCTACATCATCAACATCGTTGATCCAATTGATGCAGTCGATGTTGAGAGGTCCGAAAATCTTGACATCAGAAAAAACCTGTCTGGAAAAAAAGTTACAACGGTAAATTCGATTTATTTGTCCTCGGACAAACGCGAAATCGCTCTCCATGAAGATCGGATACAGGGTCGGCATCTTTGGATAGGGCCTGGAGCTTACGGGCCAGGAAACGCATTCGTCTCCGACGAGTTGCATGATGTGATCGTGACACACGACGTATCGCCTTCACCTTTGCAGTTTTACCGGACAAAGCACACTCTTCATTAG
- a CDS encoding DUF1629 domain-containing protein, producing the protein MTKNYEGVPSIEIDEYWNDQWGSIVETLLEPIDKGLNVDAKYFPLGGYLREKMPIIPDLFSIQYWFCTSVIREAIERLEPSRHKFHPFTLRDVENKKTVKELFIINILDPIDLLDVSNSQNLDVYTDLAGKRGVALNPAYLSMEKREISLRDDGTQKRHLWLGPGAYGPGKAFVSDELHEVILQHDIEPSPLKFYRTKRNLH; encoded by the coding sequence ATGACAAAAAACTACGAAGGAGTACCAAGCATTGAGATAGATGAATATTGGAACGATCAATGGGGTAGTATTGTAGAAACTCTACTTGAGCCAATTGATAAGGGTTTAAATGTTGATGCGAAATACTTCCCGTTGGGTGGGTACTTAAGAGAAAAAATGCCAATCATTCCCGATCTTTTCTCTATTCAATATTGGTTTTGTACAAGTGTCATCCGGGAAGCGATAGAGCGTCTGGAGCCTAGTCGACACAAATTTCACCCATTTACATTGCGTGACGTAGAAAACAAAAAAACTGTAAAGGAGTTATTCATCATAAATATTTTAGATCCGATTGACTTACTGGATGTCAGTAATTCGCAGAATCTTGATGTTTATACAGATTTAGCCGGCAAGCGCGGAGTTGCACTTAATCCTGCTTATCTGTCCATGGAAAAACGTGAAATTTCGCTGCGCGATGATGGAACACAAAAGCGTCATCTTTGGTTGGGCCCCGGCGCATACGGGCCAGGTAAGGCGTTTGTATCTGATGAATTGCATGAAGTAATATTGCAACACGATATAGAGCCTTCACCCTTGAAGTTTTACCGGACAAAGCGCAATTTACACTAG
- a CDS encoding DUF1629 domain-containing protein, which translates to MAYLADQTSNTRYCPVFDWVGEPHYFRDMPHETPPGTRLAVEGFPRSLKIKSAHKALPDFFLLSGKYAVSSNTKDILDEFEPGKHQFIPVDLFRKNGEPFEGDFFVLHVRSAVDAIVPEESDVYTDTTDNGYRFLQIAKVRPNLTVRRNATIHRHFWTGDKNFSNLFFCSDEFFKRVKSAKLKGFDFTPMREA; encoded by the coding sequence TTGGCCTATCTGGCTGATCAGACATCAAACACTCGCTACTGCCCGGTGTTCGACTGGGTGGGCGAGCCCCACTATTTCAGAGACATGCCGCATGAAACGCCGCCCGGGACACGGCTTGCCGTGGAGGGTTTTCCGCGCTCATTGAAAATCAAGTCGGCACACAAAGCTCTTCCGGACTTCTTTCTGCTGTCCGGCAAATACGCGGTCAGCAGCAACACAAAAGACATTCTTGATGAGTTCGAACCCGGCAAGCATCAGTTCATACCGGTTGACCTTTTCAGAAAGAACGGTGAGCCGTTCGAGGGAGACTTCTTCGTGTTGCATGTCCGCTCAGCAGTTGATGCGATCGTTCCGGAGGAATCTGATGTGTATACAGACACAACCGACAACGGGTATCGATTCTTGCAGATTGCAAAGGTTAGACCGAATTTGACTGTCAGGCGAAATGCCACAATCCACCGTCATTTCTGGACCGGCGACAAGAACTTCAGCAACCTCTTCTTCTGCTCGGACGAATTCTTCAAGAGAGTGAAGTCGGCGAAGCTCAAGGGGTTCGACTTCACGCCGATGCGTGAAGCTTGA